A window of Silurus meridionalis isolate SWU-2019-XX chromosome 4, ASM1480568v1, whole genome shotgun sequence contains these coding sequences:
- the fam8a1b gene encoding protein FAM8A1 isoform X2, which translates to MADSLDGGVHDVKRTVSLSDSEKEMNAFSSPGSEPVSDLITTSQYCEKLQEWMWQYYCGYISWQSWASVFPFPPCLPAQAASGSLRVSTWGADLTNPDLRTWITHSFGVPLSSFPSIHVPSASPAANNTSGRQVELNGQSQNVPVPQHLQQNGNAQQPGREYLIPSPLHRFLAEMVDFFILFFIKATIILSIIHLSGMKDISKFAMHFIVEEIDEDTSMEELQKMMLVALVYRILVCFYEVNHPSSKQKFLHCIFFPGVYHAALFPAQQNCV; encoded by the exons ATGGCGGACTCCCTGGACGGAGGAGTACACGACGTGAAGAGAACTGTTTCCCTAAGCGACAGTGAGAAAGAGATGAACGCCTTTTCCAGTCCCGGTTCAGAACCGGTGTCTGACCTAATAACCACATCACAATATTGTGAGAAACTGCAGGAATGGATGTGGCAGTATTACTGCGGATATATCAGCTGGCAAAGCTGGGCCAGTGTGTTTCCTTTTCCGCCCTGTCTACCAGCACAGGCAGCGAGCGGGAGCCTGAGAGTTTCAACTTGGGGGGCGGATTTGACTAACCCAGACCTACGCACCTGGATTACTCATTCGTTTGGTGTCCCCTTGTCTTCTTTTCCGtcaattcatgtcccttctgcCAGTCCAGCTGCCAATAACACGAGTGGTAGACAGGTAGAGTTAAATGGCCAGAGTCAGAATGTTCCTGTCCCCCAACACCTGCAACAAAATGGAAACGCCCAACAACCAG GTCGAGAATATCTGATTCCTTCTCCACTCCACCGCTTCTTGGCTGAGATGGTGGacttcttcatcctcttcttcatcaAAGCAACCATCATCCTAAGCATAATACACCTCAGTGGAATGAA GGACATCTCAAAATTCGCCATGCACTTCATTGTGGAGGAAATAGATGAAGACACGTCAATGGAGGAGCTGCAGAAAATGATGCTCGTGGCTCTTGTGTACCGGATATTGGTGTGCTTCTATGAG GTCAACCATCCGAGCTCTAAACAAAAATTTCtccattgcattttttttcccggCGTTTATCACGCTGCTCTTTTTCCAGCACAACAGAACTGTGTATGA
- the fam8a1b gene encoding protein FAM8A1 isoform X1, whose product MADSLDGGVHDVKRTVSLSDSEKEMNAFSSPGSEPVSDLITTSQYCEKLQEWMWQYYCGYISWQSWASVFPFPPCLPAQAASGSLRVSTWGADLTNPDLRTWITHSFGVPLSSFPSIHVPSASPAANNTSGRQVELNGQSQNVPVPQHLQQNGNAQQPGREYLIPSPLHRFLAEMVDFFILFFIKATIILSIIHLSGMKDISKFAMHFIVEEIDEDTSMEELQKMMLVALVYRILVCFYEIICIWGAGGATPGKFLLGLQVVTCDTSMLVQPNRVRVVPATNVSLSASTIRALNKNFSIAFFFPAFITLLFFQHNRTVYDIVAGTIVVKRNRLR is encoded by the exons ATGGCGGACTCCCTGGACGGAGGAGTACACGACGTGAAGAGAACTGTTTCCCTAAGCGACAGTGAGAAAGAGATGAACGCCTTTTCCAGTCCCGGTTCAGAACCGGTGTCTGACCTAATAACCACATCACAATATTGTGAGAAACTGCAGGAATGGATGTGGCAGTATTACTGCGGATATATCAGCTGGCAAAGCTGGGCCAGTGTGTTTCCTTTTCCGCCCTGTCTACCAGCACAGGCAGCGAGCGGGAGCCTGAGAGTTTCAACTTGGGGGGCGGATTTGACTAACCCAGACCTACGCACCTGGATTACTCATTCGTTTGGTGTCCCCTTGTCTTCTTTTCCGtcaattcatgtcccttctgcCAGTCCAGCTGCCAATAACACGAGTGGTAGACAGGTAGAGTTAAATGGCCAGAGTCAGAATGTTCCTGTCCCCCAACACCTGCAACAAAATGGAAACGCCCAACAACCAG GTCGAGAATATCTGATTCCTTCTCCACTCCACCGCTTCTTGGCTGAGATGGTGGacttcttcatcctcttcttcatcaAAGCAACCATCATCCTAAGCATAATACACCTCAGTGGAATGAA GGACATCTCAAAATTCGCCATGCACTTCATTGTGGAGGAAATAGATGAAGACACGTCAATGGAGGAGCTGCAGAAAATGATGCTCGTGGCTCTTGTGTACCGGATATTGGTGTGCTTCTATGAG ATTATATGTATTTGGGGAGCTGGTGGAGCCACGCCAGGGAAATTTCTGCTTGGTCTGCAAGTGGTCACATGCGACACTTCTATGCTGGTGCAGCCCAACCGGGTACGAGTGGTGCCAGCAACTAACGTCAGTCTGTCAGC GTCAACCATCCGAGCTCTAAACAAAAATTTCtccattgcattttttttcccggCGTTTATCACGCTGCTCTTTTTCCAGCACAACAGAACTGTGTATGATATCGTGGCAGGGACTATAGTGGTCAAGAGAAACCGACTCAGGTGA